A genome region from Pygocentrus nattereri isolate fPygNat1 chromosome 10, fPygNat1.pri, whole genome shotgun sequence includes the following:
- the marcksb gene encoding myristoylated alanine-rich protein kinase C substrate b produces the protein MGAQVAKNGAKDETAAENAPEAGAKANGQENGHAKTNGNASPTADAAGEEVQANGKRSADEEAKAEDGAAEGEAASAPVANGEESAKSEENGSASGSEPAKQKKRFSFKKPFKLSGFSFKKNAKKEAEGGEGEAAAPAEEGKEKAEAEEAKPEDASDAAPSAEEGEKEATAAPEPKAEEPSAGEEQEEKKASEEVAEEKPAEAAAEEPTPAESSDAQPAAAEAAAE, from the exons ATGGGAGCCCAAGTCGCTAAAAACGGGGCAAAAGACGAAACCGCAGCCGAAAACGCCCCCGAAGCCGGAGCGAAAGCGAACGGGCAG GAAAATGGCCATGCTAAAACCAACGGCAATGCCTCGCCTACGGCAGATGCAGCCGGAGAGGAGGTCCAGGCCAACGGCAAGCGCTCAGCAGACGAGGAGGCCAAGGCCGAAGATGGGGCGGCCGAAGGCGAAGCTGCGAGCGCCCCTGTAGCCAACGGAGAAGAGTCGGCCAAGTCGGAGGAGAACGGCTCCGCGTCGGGGAGCGAACCCGCCAAGCAGAAGAAGCGCTTCTCCTTCAAGAAGCCCTTCAAGCTCAGCGGCTTCTCCTTCAAGAAGAACGCCAAGAAGGAGGCCGAGGGCGGCGAAGGCGAGGCCGCGGCCCCAGCCGAAGAAGGCAAAGAGAAGGCTGAGGCAGAAGAGGCGAAGCCCGAAGATGCTTCTGATGCCGCCCCTTCCGCCGAAGAAGGGGAGAAGGAGGCCACGGCGGCCCCGGAGCCGAAAGCTGAAGAGCCGAGCGCAGgtgaggagcaggaggagaagaaggcGTCCGAGGAGGTAGCGGAGGAGAAGCCCGCCGAGGCCGCGGCTGAAGAACCCACGCCTGCCGAGAGCTCGGATGCCCAGCCTGCTGCTGCGGAAGCTGCCGCAGAGTAA
- the fyna gene encoding tyrosine-protein kinase fyna, translating into MGCVQCKDKEATKLTDDRETSISQHTGYRYGADPTPQHYPSFGVTAIPNYNNFHAPVSQGVTVFGGVNSSSHSGTLRSRGGTGVTLFVALYDYEARTEDDLSFRKGEKFQILNSTEGDWWEARSLTTGGTGYIPSNYVAPVDSIQAEDWYFGKLGRKDAERQLLSNGNPRGTFLIRESETTKGAYSLSIQDWDDIKGDHVKHYKIRKLDNGGYYITTRAQFETLQQLVQHYSARAAGLCCRLIVPCHKGMPRLADLSVKTKDVWEIPRESLQLIKRLGNGQFGEVWMGTWNGTTKVAVKTLKPGTMSPESFLEEAQIMKKLRHDKLVQLYAVVSEEPIYIVTEYMGKGSLLDFLKDGEGRGLKLPNLVDMAAQVAAGMAYIERMNYIHRDLRSANILVGDSLVCKIADFGLARLIEDNEYTARQGAKFPIKWTAPEAALYGRFTIKSDVWSFGILLTELVTKGRVPYPGMNNREVLEQVERGYRMPCPQDCPISLHELMLQCWKRDPEERPTFEYLQAFLEDYFTATEPQYQPGDNL; encoded by the exons ATGGGCTGTGTACAATGTAAGGACAAAGAGGCAACCAAACTCACAGATGACAGAGAGACTAGTATCTCACAGCACACTGGGTACCGCTATGGGGCCGATCCCACTCCTCAGCACTACCCCAGCTTCGGAGTCACCGCCATCCCCAACTACAACAACTTCCACGCACCTGTCAGTCAAGGGGTCACGGTGTTCGGGGGAGTCAACTCATCCTCACACTCTGGAACTCTACGCTCTCGGGGTGGAACAG GAGTTACACTGTTTGTAGCACTTTATGATTATGAGGCAAGGACAGAGGACGACCTCAGTTTCAGGAAAGGAGAAAAATTCCAAATTCTCAATAGCAC GGAAGGAGACTGGTGGGAGGCGCGCTCTCTCACTACAGGTGGAACAGGATATATACCCAGTAATTACGTGGCTCCAGTAGATTCCATTCAGGCGGAAGA TTGGTACTTTGGGAAACTAGGCCGTAAGGATGCAGAGAGGCAGCTGCTGTCTAATGGAAACCCTAGGGGCACTTTTCTCATCAGGGAGAGTGAAACCACTAAAG GCGCGTACTCCCTGTCCATACAGGACTGGGACGACATTAAAGGAGATCATGTGAAACACTACAAGATCCGTAAGCTTGACAATGGAGGCTACTACATCACTACCAGAGCACAGTTTGAGACGCTGCAGCAGCTTGTGCAGCATTATTCTG CGAGGGCTGCGGGGCTGTGTTGTCGTTTAATAGTCCCCTGCCACAAAGGCATGCCTCGCCTCGCTGATCTGTCTGTCAAAACCAAAGACGTGTGGGAAATCCCACGGGAGTCGCTTCAGCTTATCAAGCGCTTGGGGAATGGACAGTTCGGAGAGGTCTGGATGG GCACTTGGAATGGCACCACTAAAGTGGCAGTGAAGACCTTGAAGCCAGGCACAATGTCCCCAGAGTCTTTCCTGGAGGAGGCACAGATTATGAAGAAACTGAGACACGACAAGTTAGTGCAGCTTTATGCTGTGGTCTCTGAAGAACCCATCTACATCGTCACAGAATACATGGGCAAGG GGAGTTTGCTGGACTTTTTGAAAGATGGCGAAGGACGAGGCCTTAAATTGCCAAACCTAGTGGACATGGCAGCTCAG GTTGCCGCAGGCATGGCTTACATCGAAAGGATGAACTACATCCACAGAGATCTGAGATCGGCGAACATCCTCGTGGGTGACAGCTTAGTATGCAAGATCGCAGACTTTGGACTGGCCAGGCTGATAGAAGACAATGAATATACAGCTCGACAAG GTGCAAAGTTCCCCATCAAGTGGACGGCACCAGAAGCTGCGCTCTACGGACGGTTTACCATTAAGTCGGATGTGTGGTCATTCGGAATACTGCTCACAGAACTGGTGACCAAAGGACGCGTGCCCTATCCAG GGATGAACAACAGGGAGGTGCTTGAGCAGGTGGAGCGTGGCTACAGGATGCCATGCCCCCAGGACTGCCCCATCTCCCTGCATGAGCTCATGCTGCAGTGCTGGAAGAGAGACCCTGAGGAGCGGCCCACCTTTGAGTACCTGCAGGCGTTCCTGGAGGACTACTTCACTGCCACTGAGCCACAGTACCAACCGGGAGACAACCTCTAA